In a genomic window of Thermodesulfobacteriota bacterium:
- the nosZ gene encoding Sec-dependent nitrous-oxide reductase has product MSGYTGCKRYVRYLGLFLAPILAFAVFMTGCKNEGAEDEGKPVQLAAGTPDSVRKIAEERQLSQKDIEAALKTYMPSGRFDDYVLFASGGHSGQVFVIGVPSMRLLKTIAVFTPEPWQGWATGSAETHEILTSGDMPIGEDRTLNWADTHHPALTETEGDYDGQFLFINDKANARVAVIDLRDFETKQIVKNPNTISDHGATFVTPNSEYVIETTQYATPLPFYEFASLDEYKEKYKGLATFYKFDREKGRIDESKSFSIELPPYWQDLCDAGKKVSDGWVFCNSINAEMATGGINEGNPPFEAGVSQREADYLHIINWKKAEEVYKAGKVKELNGAHIIPLDTAIEEGILYFVDVPKSPHGVDVTPDGNFIITAGKLDTHTTVYSFNKLMDAIKKGAPEKDEFGVPVLPFDDVVEAQVEIGLGPLHTQFDNEGNAYTSVFIESTLAKWRLGPPIYNGPDPWTLVEKIPVQYNIGHAVCAEGDTVSPDGKYCIALNKWSIDRFLPVGPLHPQNFQLIDISGDKMELLYDMPIGVGEPHYVQMVKADKLKPWLVYPEVGFDPATMSVDPEAASVGNEKIEHDGKTVKVWMSAIRSHFNPEHITVNQGDTVTMYVTNVERARDATHGFAVEGYNINLSLEPGESSKVEFVADKPGVFPFYCTEFCSALHLEMMGYLLVKPGPGS; this is encoded by the coding sequence ATGAGTGGATATACAGGATGTAAAAGGTATGTAAGATATTTGGGGTTGTTTCTCGCGCCCATCCTCGCATTCGCTGTATTTATGACCGGGTGCAAGAATGAAGGTGCGGAAGACGAGGGCAAGCCGGTGCAGCTCGCGGCCGGAACCCCCGACAGCGTGAGGAAAATAGCCGAGGAGAGGCAGCTTTCGCAAAAGGACATCGAGGCCGCCCTCAAAACGTACATGCCGTCGGGCAGGTTCGACGATTACGTCCTCTTCGCCTCCGGCGGGCACTCGGGACAGGTTTTCGTGATCGGCGTTCCGTCGATGAGGCTTCTCAAGACCATCGCGGTCTTCACGCCCGAGCCCTGGCAGGGATGGGCCACCGGTTCGGCGGAGACCCACGAGATACTCACCAGCGGTGACATGCCCATAGGCGAGGACCGGACGCTCAACTGGGCCGACACGCACCACCCGGCCCTGACGGAGACGGAAGGCGACTACGACGGGCAGTTCCTCTTCATCAACGACAAGGCGAACGCCAGAGTGGCGGTTATAGACCTGAGAGACTTCGAAACGAAGCAGATAGTCAAGAACCCGAACACTATCTCCGACCACGGCGCCACGTTCGTCACGCCGAATTCGGAATACGTCATCGAGACGACCCAGTACGCGACCCCGCTGCCGTTCTACGAATTCGCGTCCCTCGACGAATACAAGGAAAAGTACAAGGGACTCGCCACCTTCTACAAGTTCGACAGGGAGAAGGGCCGCATAGACGAATCGAAGTCCTTTTCGATAGAGCTCCCGCCGTACTGGCAGGACCTCTGCGACGCGGGGAAGAAGGTGAGCGACGGATGGGTCTTCTGTAATTCCATCAACGCAGAGATGGCGACGGGCGGCATCAACGAGGGCAACCCGCCGTTCGAAGCCGGAGTATCCCAGCGCGAGGCCGACTATCTCCACATCATCAACTGGAAGAAGGCCGAGGAAGTCTACAAGGCCGGCAAGGTGAAGGAGCTTAACGGCGCGCACATTATACCGCTCGATACGGCCATAGAAGAGGGGATTCTCTACTTCGTCGACGTGCCCAAGAGCCCGCACGGGGTGGACGTAACGCCCGACGGCAACTTCATTATAACCGCCGGGAAGCTGGATACGCACACGACCGTCTATTCGTTCAACAAGCTCATGGACGCCATAAAGAAGGGCGCTCCCGAAAAGGACGAATTCGGCGTGCCGGTGCTGCCGTTCGACGACGTCGTCGAGGCGCAGGTCGAGATAGGCCTCGGCCCGCTCCACACCCAGTTCGACAACGAGGGCAATGCCTACACGAGCGTCTTCATCGAGAGCACGCTCGCCAAGTGGAGGCTCGGGCCGCCGATCTATAACGGTCCCGACCCGTGGACACTCGTCGAGAAGATACCGGTCCAGTACAACATAGGACACGCCGTCTGCGCCGAGGGCGATACGGTCAGCCCCGACGGGAAGTACTGCATCGCGCTCAACAAGTGGTCCATAGACAGGTTCCTGCCCGTGGGGCCGCTCCACCCGCAGAACTTCCAGCTTATCGACATATCCGGGGACAAGATGGAGCTCCTCTACGACATGCCGATAGGCGTCGGCGAGCCCCACTACGTGCAGATGGTAAAGGCCGACAAGTTAAAGCCGTGGCTCGTATATCCCGAAGTCGGGTTCGACCCGGCGACTATGAGCGTCGATCCCGAGGCAGCGTCGGTAGGAAACGAAAAGATCGAGCACGACGGCAAGACCGTGAAGGTCTGGATGTCGGCTATCAGGAGCCACTTCAATCCCGAGCACATAACGGTCAACCAGGGCGACACGGTCACCATGTACGTCACCAACGTCGAGCGTGCTAGGGACGCGACGCACGGATTCGCGGTCGAGGGCTACAACATCAACCTCAGCCTCGAGCCCGGCGAAAGCAGCAAGGTGGAATTCGTGGCGGACAAGCCCGGCGTGTTCCC
- a CDS encoding cytochrome c, with product MSKSNFIPTPLKALTAVLVVLTAFLALTPATFGQTEAEKGKQLFQQKTCAACHTIGGGKLAGPDLAGVTERREEEWLKKWLKSPDTMVMTDPVAKEMLGVYMVPMPNLGLTDEEINALIEYLKSEDAAKK from the coding sequence ATGTCAAAATCAAATTTCATCCCCACGCCGTTAAAAGCACTGACGGCGGTTCTTGTTGTCCTGACGGCTTTCCTCGCGTTAACCCCCGCTACGTTCGGGCAGACGGAGGCCGAAAAGGGTAAGCAGCTGTTTCAGCAAAAAACGTGCGCGGCGTGTCACACGATAGGCGGCGGGAAGCTCGCGGGCCCCGACCTTGCCGGAGTGACCGAAAGACGGGAAGAGGAATGGCTCAAAAAGTGGCTCAAATCCCCCGACACGATGGTCATGACCGACCCGGTCGCGAAGGAGATGCTCGGCGTTTACATGGTCCCCATGCCCAACCTGGGCCTGACCGACGAAGAGATAAACGCCCTCATCGAGTACCTGAAGTCCGAGGACGCCGCAAAAAAATGA
- a CDS encoding cysteine desulfurase, which translates to MESIPRIGKRLDPLKLREDFPVFARKINGKPLVYLDNAATTQKPRAVLDSLADYYEAHNSNIHRGVHTLSYEATLMYEAAHRKVAGFVGAADWRTIVFTRNATESINLVAYGWGLGNLKPGDEVLITIMEHHSNFVPWQMLRDRLGITLNVVGVDAGGRLDMGEFDRLLSERTRLVSIVHASNVLGAVNPVKELARKAKERGALVLVDAAQSAPHIRLDVEDIGCDFLAVSGHKMLAPTGTGFLYGRGELLERMDPFLYGGDMIEKVTPERSTWNELPWKFEAGTPDIGGGVALGAAVDYLSGIGMDAIAAHEEGLLRHALERLSAFDWVELYGPREGERVGVVSFNVKGVHPHDVAGMLDEEGIAIRSGHHCAQPLMDRLGMEHAARMSFYLYNSGDEIDRAVDTLEKVKRLFG; encoded by the coding sequence ATGGAAAGCATACCGAGAATAGGAAAGAGGCTCGACCCGCTCAAGCTAAGGGAGGACTTCCCCGTCTTCGCCAGGAAGATAAACGGGAAGCCGCTCGTCTACCTCGACAACGCCGCCACCACTCAAAAACCCCGGGCGGTTCTGGACAGCCTCGCTGATTACTACGAAGCGCACAATTCGAACATCCACCGCGGCGTGCACACGCTCAGCTACGAGGCCACGCTCATGTACGAGGCCGCCCACAGGAAGGTGGCCGGCTTCGTCGGGGCCGCCGACTGGCGCACGATAGTCTTCACGCGTAACGCGACCGAATCCATAAACCTCGTTGCATACGGCTGGGGGCTCGGAAACCTCAAACCGGGTGACGAGGTGCTTATAACCATCATGGAGCACCACTCCAACTTCGTCCCGTGGCAGATGCTCCGGGACAGGCTCGGCATAACGCTCAACGTCGTCGGCGTGGATGCCGGGGGCCGGCTCGACATGGGCGAATTCGACAGGCTCCTCTCCGAAAGGACCAGGCTCGTCTCCATCGTCCACGCGTCGAACGTCCTCGGCGCCGTAAACCCCGTAAAGGAGCTCGCCCGGAAGGCGAAGGAGCGGGGCGCGCTCGTCCTCGTCGATGCGGCGCAGTCGGCCCCTCACATAAGGCTCGACGTCGAGGACATCGGCTGCGATTTCCTGGCCGTCTCGGGGCACAAGATGCTCGCCCCGACCGGTACGGGTTTTCTCTACGGAAGGGGGGAGCTCCTCGAACGTATGGATCCCTTCCTCTACGGCGGCGACATGATAGAGAAGGTCACGCCCGAGCGCTCTACGTGGAACGAGCTCCCGTGGAAGTTCGAGGCCGGCACGCCCGACATAGGCGGCGGCGTCGCCCTGGGCGCTGCCGTCGATTACCTGAGCGGGATAGGCATGGACGCTATCGCCGCTCACGAAGAGGGGCTCCTACGGCACGCCCTCGAAAGACTCTCCGCCTTCGACTGGGTCGAGCTCTACGGCCCGCGGGAAGGGGAGAGGGTAGGCGTGGTGTCCTTCAACGTAAAAGGCGTTCATCCCCACGACGTCGCGGGCATGCTCGACGAAGAGGGCATAGCAATACGCTCCGGGCACCACTGCGCCCAGCCGCTCATGGACAGGCTCGGTATGGAGCACGCCGCCCGCATGAGCTTTTACCTCTACAACTCCGGGGACGAGATCGACCGCGCCGTCGACACCCTCGAAAAGGTAAAGCGCCTCTTCGGCTGA
- a CDS encoding iron-sulfur cluster assembly scaffold protein, with the protein MEAEHYELILDHFKNPRNYGTLDDADVSYEEGVPSCGDLVRLDVKLEGGKIAAVKFSGKGCAISQASASILTEKVTGMDVSGIMSLRDEDVLESLGLTVSPTRYKCALLGLKVLKKALVQNAQNARGNPAAASGAPSE; encoded by the coding sequence ATGGAAGCCGAGCACTACGAGCTCATACTCGACCACTTCAAAAACCCGAGGAATTACGGCACGCTCGACGACGCCGACGTCTCCTACGAAGAGGGTGTCCCTTCTTGCGGCGACCTCGTCCGCCTGGACGTCAAACTGGAGGGGGGGAAGATTGCGGCGGTGAAGTTCAGCGGCAAGGGCTGTGCGATAAGCCAGGCTTCGGCGTCGATTCTGACGGAGAAGGTTACGGGTATGGACGTCTCCGGAATCATGAGCCTCAGGGACGAGGACGTCCTCGAATCCCTCGGCCTCACGGTATCCCCCACGAGATACAAATGCGCGCTTCTCGGGCTCAAGGTGCTGAAGAAGGCGCTCGTTCAGAACGCGCAGAACGCGCGCGGCAATCCCGCCGCTGCGTCCGGCGCCCCCTCGGAGTGA
- a CDS encoding CBS domain-containing protein gives MLVKDFMTPDPKTVSPDDDAAATLDLMRGLNFRQCPVVEDGNLVGIVTDRNLRTALAAGGNPVVKDIMAANPVTIIDYASIEGAAEIIRSGKFNALPVVNSRNELVGILTVTDLLDALLKMMGFHEKPVRLEVRMLDETNMFDILHAIQQNSDKVISFSVAPEDRKLYYFWVVNCNFGELEKALRKDSIQISTVAP, from the coding sequence ATGCTTGTCAAGGATTTCATGACCCCGGACCCGAAAACCGTATCGCCCGACGACGACGCCGCGGCAACTCTCGATCTCATGAGGGGCCTCAACTTCCGGCAGTGCCCCGTGGTCGAGGACGGGAATCTCGTGGGGATAGTTACGGACAGGAATTTGAGGACGGCGCTCGCCGCGGGCGGGAACCCCGTCGTCAAGGATATAATGGCTGCGAACCCCGTGACGATAATCGACTATGCCTCCATAGAAGGCGCTGCCGAGATAATACGCTCGGGCAAGTTCAACGCCCTTCCGGTCGTCAACAGCCGGAACGAGCTCGTCGGCATCCTGACGGTCACCGACCTTCTCGACGCGCTCCTCAAGATGATGGGCTTTCACGAAAAGCCGGTCAGGCTCGAAGTGCGCATGCTGGACGAGACGAACATGTTCGACATACTCCACGCCATACAGCAGAACTCGGACAAGGTCATTTCGTTCAGCGTCGCCCCCGAGGACCGGAAGCTCTACTACTTCTGGGTGGTTAACTGCAACTTCGGCGAGCTCGAAAAGGCGCTCAGAAAAGACAGCATCCAGATAAGCACTGTCGCACCGTAG
- the cobA gene encoding uroporphyrinogen-III C-methyltransferase, whose translation MTKKYGKVYLVGGGPGDPGLITVKGKDVLGRADTVVHDYLVNLELLSYTKPGAELICVGKKAGHTVMPQGNINRLLVEKARGGRTVARLKGGDPFIFGRGGEEAEALAAEGIEFEIVPGVTSAAAVPAYAGIPLTHRKIASSFAVVTGHENPAKGESGIEWDVVARMGTVVFLMGVTNLAENMKKLVEFGMSPDTPAAVISRGTYPSQASVTGTVADIAGKAAAREDIGSPAIVVTGGVVRFSDVISWYEKKPLFGKRIVVTRPREQARPLSSLFEEMGAEVVEFPAIEIAPPGSYAVLDKAIRALGSYDWIIFTSVNGVRGFFERLRRLGLDVREMHGPKVAAIGEVTAEELGARGINADMTPADYRAEGLMELFGKINLEGKRILIPRAKEAREILPESLRGMGARVDVAPVYETKRAGKTKTAALRKEISEGRIDVITFTSSSTVKNFFETVGEVRIFSGKKPVFACIGPVTAKTLTDSGYEAAIVPSGYTAAGLAEAVADYFKDLK comes from the coding sequence ATGACGAAGAAATACGGAAAGGTGTATCTCGTGGGGGGCGGCCCGGGTGACCCGGGGCTCATCACCGTCAAGGGAAAAGATGTTCTCGGGAGGGCCGACACCGTCGTCCACGATTACCTGGTGAACCTGGAGCTCTTGTCGTACACGAAGCCGGGGGCGGAGCTGATTTGCGTCGGGAAGAAGGCGGGGCATACCGTCATGCCGCAGGGGAATATAAACCGTCTCCTCGTCGAGAAGGCGCGCGGCGGGAGGACGGTCGCGAGGCTAAAGGGCGGCGACCCTTTCATCTTCGGGCGCGGGGGCGAGGAGGCTGAAGCTCTCGCGGCCGAGGGGATAGAGTTCGAGATCGTGCCGGGCGTGACGTCGGCCGCGGCAGTGCCCGCATACGCCGGGATACCGCTCACGCACAGGAAGATAGCCTCTTCGTTCGCCGTCGTTACGGGGCACGAGAACCCGGCCAAGGGCGAGTCCGGGATCGAGTGGGACGTCGTCGCGCGGATGGGGACAGTGGTGTTTTTGATGGGCGTCACGAACCTGGCCGAGAACATGAAGAAGCTGGTCGAGTTCGGCATGAGCCCCGACACCCCGGCGGCCGTGATCTCGCGCGGGACTTATCCCTCGCAGGCAAGCGTCACGGGCACCGTCGCCGACATAGCCGGAAAGGCGGCCGCGAGGGAGGACATCGGGTCGCCGGCGATAGTCGTCACGGGCGGGGTGGTAAGGTTCTCGGACGTTATTTCGTGGTACGAGAAGAAGCCCCTCTTCGGGAAGAGGATAGTGGTCACGCGCCCGAGGGAGCAGGCCCGTCCGCTGTCGTCGCTGTTCGAAGAGATGGGGGCCGAGGTCGTCGAGTTCCCCGCGATAGAGATCGCGCCCCCCGGGAGCTACGCCGTCCTCGACAAGGCAATAAGGGCCCTCGGCTCCTACGACTGGATAATATTCACGAGTGTAAACGGCGTCCGGGGGTTCTTCGAAAGGCTCAGGCGTCTCGGGCTCGACGTGAGGGAGATGCATGGCCCGAAAGTCGCGGCTATAGGCGAGGTCACGGCCGAAGAGCTCGGCGCGCGCGGGATAAACGCCGATATGACGCCCGCCGACTACAGGGCCGAGGGGCTGATGGAGCTCTTCGGCAAAATTAATCTCGAGGGCAAGCGCATACTCATACCGAGGGCGAAGGAGGCGCGCGAGATATTGCCCGAGAGCCTCCGCGGCATGGGGGCCCGCGTGGACGTCGCGCCCGTTTACGAAACGAAGAGGGCCGGGAAAACAAAAACTGCTGCTCTTAGGAAGGAGATTTCCGAAGGGCGTATAGACGTTATTACGTTCACGAGCTCGTCCACGGTGAAGAATTTCTTCGAGACCGTAGGCGAGGTACGCATTTTTTCGGGAAAGAAGCCCGTTTTCGCCTGCATCGGCCCGGTTACGGCAAAGACGCTTACGGATTCGGGCTACGAGGCGGCAATCGTACCGTCGGGATACACGGCCGCCGGACTTGCAGAGGCCGTAGCCGATTACTTTAAAGACCTGAAGTAA
- a CDS encoding 16S rRNA (uracil(1498)-N(3))-methyltransferase, producing MPRIPLPPPGIEDEKAVISGADYRHMVKALRLGVGDEVTLFGGDSREYTGVISSVGSRELVVDITGSRLIAADPVIDITILQGLPKGEKMDYIVEKATELGATRIVPVVTERSQVRKTGKHRRWERIALEASKQCGRTKSTVIENTLEFKEALLFKDKSDLAIILHTGSSLSIKEFLRNTLQGAKNIIVLIGPEGGFSQNEVLLAIEMGFTSLGLGPRILRTETASLAVLSIIQFQHGDL from the coding sequence ATGCCCAGAATACCGCTGCCCCCGCCCGGGATAGAAGACGAAAAGGCCGTGATAAGCGGCGCGGATTACAGGCACATGGTAAAAGCGCTCAGGCTCGGCGTGGGAGACGAGGTCACGCTCTTCGGCGGGGACTCGCGGGAGTACACGGGGGTGATATCCTCCGTCGGCAGCCGCGAGCTGGTCGTCGACATAACAGGCAGCCGTCTGATCGCCGCCGATCCCGTGATAGATATAACGATACTCCAGGGACTCCCCAAGGGGGAGAAGATGGACTACATCGTCGAGAAAGCGACCGAGCTCGGGGCGACGAGAATAGTGCCCGTCGTCACGGAAAGGTCCCAGGTGAGGAAGACGGGGAAGCACCGGAGGTGGGAAAGGATAGCGCTAGAGGCGTCGAAGCAGTGCGGACGGACGAAATCCACGGTAATAGAAAACACTTTAGAGTTTAAAGAGGCATTATTATTCAAGGACAAGAGCGACTTGGCTATCATACTTCATACCGGTTCGAGCCTGTCCATAAAAGAATTTCTAAGGAATACTTTACAAGGTGCCAAGAATATTATAGTATTGATAGGACCGGAAGGTGGATTTTCGCAAAACGAAGTCCTCCTTGCTATTGAAATGGGTTTTACATCCCTGGGTCTGGGTCCCAGGATTCTAAGGACTGAGACCGCTAGCCTGGCGGTTCTCTCCATAATCCAATTTCAACATGGAGACTTGTGA
- a CDS encoding c-type cytochrome, with the protein MTALFMLAVPVRDSIAQNPHDMQELGGKLFIENGCVRCHTIGRGRFVGPDLKGVGHRYSPQDIVRWITDPQEIYSKEGKMPINEGYPPMPPPQDVHPMEAKAIAEYLLNAKAGKVNPDGGTITGKVVNKTTDVPVPGVTVSLKAFMGDRETGGEEAETSADGAFKFDKLAWDRSYSLTLAFEGAEYATDKMVFFPDENVKTLDLPVYEPTMDDPGITVKEAHTVVEISENGVNVGDIMIFDNPGDKIFVGSADIAEGKKETLRFDLPPHAANVTFMHGLDPESVVTTEHGFSDTESVMPGEKRVIFAYSMPTDSGAVTIEKNIVYPTDSFLLLVPETKNGVDVTGLTADPEPVQMESVNYFKWQGKDLGPGDKITVKFRGAGGLAAYLDGYVKWAALGLILLLVGLGILYSSVGKGGAAKRKESGDRERKELLDKRSLLIRDIAALDDDFEAGKIDESRYRRMRDSMKEELVEITRRLRL; encoded by the coding sequence ATGACAGCGCTTTTTATGCTCGCCGTTCCGGTTCGCGACTCCATTGCCCAGAACCCGCACGACATGCAGGAGCTCGGCGGCAAGCTATTCATAGAAAACGGATGCGTCAGGTGCCACACCATCGGCAGAGGGCGTTTTGTCGGCCCCGACTTGAAGGGTGTCGGCCATCGTTATTCCCCCCAGGACATAGTCCGCTGGATAACGGACCCACAGGAGATTTACAGCAAGGAAGGGAAGATGCCCATAAACGAGGGCTATCCTCCCATGCCCCCGCCGCAGGACGTTCACCCCATGGAAGCCAAGGCCATAGCCGAATACCTTCTGAACGCAAAGGCCGGGAAAGTGAACCCCGACGGCGGCACGATAACCGGCAAGGTCGTGAATAAAACCACGGACGTTCCCGTGCCCGGCGTGACAGTTTCGCTCAAAGCCTTCATGGGCGACAGGGAAACGGGGGGCGAGGAGGCGGAAACCTCCGCCGACGGCGCTTTTAAATTCGACAAGCTCGCATGGGACAGGAGCTACTCGCTGACTCTCGCCTTCGAGGGGGCCGAGTACGCGACCGACAAGATGGTTTTCTTCCCGGACGAGAACGTAAAGACGCTCGATCTTCCCGTATACGAGCCCACAATGGACGATCCCGGCATAACCGTCAAGGAGGCCCACACGGTAGTAGAGATCTCCGAAAACGGCGTCAACGTCGGCGACATAATGATATTCGATAACCCTGGAGACAAAATCTTCGTCGGCTCCGCCGACATCGCCGAAGGCAAAAAAGAAACCCTAAGGTTCGACCTCCCGCCGCACGCCGCCAACGTAACGTTCATGCACGGGCTCGATCCCGAGTCCGTTGTGACGACGGAGCACGGCTTCTCCGATACCGAAAGCGTCATGCCCGGCGAGAAGAGGGTTATATTCGCCTACAGCATGCCCACCGATTCGGGGGCGGTAACGATAGAAAAAAATATCGTCTATCCGACCGACAGCTTCCTTCTGCTCGTTCCGGAAACGAAAAACGGCGTCGACGTCACGGGGCTCACCGCCGACCCAGAGCCGGTCCAGATGGAAAGCGTGAACTACTTCAAATGGCAGGGCAAGGACCTCGGGCCCGGCGACAAGATAACGGTAAAGTTCAGGGGGGCGGGCGGCCTCGCCGCTTACCTCGACGGCTACGTCAAATGGGCGGCGCTCGGGCTTATTCTCCTTCTGGTCGGCCTCGGGATACTCTACTCCTCGGTGGGGAAGGGCGGCGCGGCGAAGCGGAAAGAATCCGGAGACCGCGAGAGGAAGGAGCTCCTCGACAAGCGTAGCCTCCTCATTCGCGACATAGCGGCGCTCGACGACGATTTCGAAGCCGGGAAAATAGACGAAAGCAGGTACCGCAGGATGAGGGATTCGATGAAGGAAGAGCTTGTAGAGATTACACGGAGACTGCGATTGTGA
- a CDS encoding zinc ribbon domain-containing protein — MELQLILPLAIALLAAIFISLPFFRRGKGAAPEDDALRPDPRAERLRTLHVRKDTLLSALADIEFDHGLGKLSTADYKDLSRKYRAEAAAVLKEIDESTGRSWDAAFADELENEIKSKRKKLVLNDYEDEEIEKEIIRARESAWGSAETAACPECGSACGPDDLFCARCGASLKGGPEDKKAKSV, encoded by the coding sequence ATGGAATTGCAGCTTATACTGCCACTGGCGATAGCTTTACTCGCCGCAATATTTATATCGCTACCGTTCTTCAGGCGCGGGAAAGGCGCCGCTCCGGAGGATGACGCCCTCCGGCCCGACCCCAGGGCCGAGCGGCTGCGGACGCTCCACGTCCGTAAGGACACGCTCCTTTCGGCGCTGGCCGATATCGAATTCGACCACGGGCTCGGGAAGCTCTCGACAGCGGACTATAAAGACCTCAGCCGTAAATACCGCGCCGAGGCGGCGGCGGTGCTCAAGGAAATAGACGAGTCCACGGGCCGGAGCTGGGACGCAGCCTTCGCCGACGAGCTCGAAAACGAAATAAAATCGAAGAGAAAAAAGCTCGTCCTCAACGACTACGAGGACGAGGAGATAGAAAAGGAAATAATCCGCGCGCGCGAAAGCGCGTGGGGCTCGGCCGAAACGGCCGCGTGCCCCGAATGCGGCAGCGCATGCGGCCCGGACGACCTTTTCTGCGCCCGGTGCGGCGCGAGCCTTAAAGGAGGCCCCGAAGATAAAAAGGCTAAATCGGTTTAA